A region of Carnobacterium gallinarum DSM 4847 DNA encodes the following proteins:
- a CDS encoding septation ring formation regulator EzrA, producing MNFIVILIVIVVCALILYGASYFLKKRHYGKIDELENRKLGLTEVPVIDEINKLKKLQLTGQTEKSFKEWEGVWRNVATVHFPDIENYLFDAEQATDKLKLGKAQKAEDAATNLMDETQEKIQKIQAALRKLIKSEEENRLEIKKTQETYQAIRKKLLTQSFSFGGALESLERRLTYLELDFTKFSELTTSGDHIEAREVLERVATDTNELNRLIVMIPGQLKTLTVDITDQILELKEGHQQLVEEEFVFLDVDILKEIELVETEMEAAKELTETCEVDEAEQKITTLESKIDGLYDKMQDEIDAKEFVEEEEQMFTDYLNHVITNNRKLLIEIDRVSQSYTLNHDEVEIARKMEADLDGLKDEFDGFTESVKNHQIAYSVVADFFEETGDKLTELEETQQKINSDLLHLRKDEMEARARLDEFEFDMRTMKRHVEKQHLPGLPASYLDLFFAATKRIEELAKELNKLKINMKEITRLCFMCQDDVALVKEKTSEIIDSALLTEQMMQYANRYRHSNESIAGAIDETLRLFNKDYQYQEALEIISTALEQVEAGAYKKVETNYYADKKNSH from the coding sequence ATGAATTTTATTGTTATTTTAATTGTGATTGTTGTCTGTGCGCTTATTCTGTACGGTGCAAGTTATTTTCTGAAGAAAAGGCATTATGGAAAAATTGATGAATTAGAGAATCGAAAATTAGGTTTAACTGAAGTTCCAGTAATTGATGAGATTAATAAATTAAAAAAATTGCAATTGACGGGTCAAACAGAGAAGTCGTTTAAAGAATGGGAAGGCGTTTGGCGCAATGTGGCTACAGTGCATTTTCCAGATATTGAAAATTATTTATTCGATGCAGAGCAAGCAACGGATAAATTAAAGCTTGGGAAAGCACAAAAAGCAGAAGATGCAGCAACGAATTTAATGGATGAAACGCAAGAAAAAATTCAAAAAATTCAAGCGGCTTTGAGAAAATTAATTAAAAGTGAAGAGGAAAATCGCTTAGAAATTAAAAAAACACAAGAAACGTATCAAGCAATTCGCAAAAAATTATTAACTCAGAGTTTTTCTTTTGGCGGCGCTTTAGAAAGCTTAGAACGTCGATTAACTTACTTAGAGTTAGATTTTACGAAATTTTCTGAGTTAACAACTTCTGGCGATCATATCGAAGCAAGAGAAGTCCTTGAGCGTGTTGCGACGGACACAAATGAATTAAATCGTTTAATTGTGATGATTCCAGGACAATTAAAAACGTTAACGGTTGATATTACAGATCAAATTTTGGAATTAAAAGAAGGTCATCAGCAGCTAGTTGAAGAGGAATTTGTCTTTTTAGATGTTGATATTCTAAAAGAAATTGAACTTGTTGAAACAGAAATGGAAGCTGCAAAAGAATTAACTGAAACGTGTGAAGTTGATGAAGCAGAACAAAAAATTACAACTTTAGAAAGTAAAATTGATGGTCTTTATGATAAAATGCAAGATGAAATTGATGCAAAAGAATTCGTAGAAGAAGAAGAACAAATGTTTACGGACTATCTAAATCATGTCATTACCAATAATCGTAAATTACTAATTGAAATTGATCGAGTTTCCCAAAGTTACACGTTAAATCATGATGAAGTGGAAATTGCTAGAAAAATGGAAGCTGATTTAGATGGACTTAAAGATGAATTTGATGGATTTACAGAAAGTGTTAAAAATCATCAAATAGCCTATTCAGTAGTAGCTGATTTCTTTGAAGAAACTGGTGACAAATTAACTGAACTAGAAGAAACTCAACAAAAAATAAACTCAGATTTATTACATTTACGTAAAGATGAAATGGAAGCTCGTGCTAGATTAGATGAATTTGAATTTGATATGCGAACAATGAAACGCCATGTTGAAAAACAGCATTTACCTGGTTTACCAGCAAGCTATCTTGATTTATTTTTTGCAGCAACCAAACGAATTGAAGAGTTGGCTAAAGAATTAAATAAATTAAAAATCAATATGAAAGAAATCACGCGATTGTGTTTTATGTGTCAAGATGATGTTGCATTAGTAAAAGAGAAAACCAGTGAAATTATTGATAGTGCTCTTTTAACTGAACAAATGATGCAATACGCCAATCGTTATCGTCATTCAAATGAATCAATTGCTGGTGCGATTGATGAAACTTTGCGTTTATTCAATAAGGATTATCAGTATCAAGAAGCGTTAGAAATTATCTCAACAGCTCTTGAGCAAGTTGAGGCGGGTGCATATAAAAAAGTTGAAACGAACTATTACGCAGATAAAAAAAATAGTCACTAA
- the thiI gene encoding tRNA uracil 4-sulfurtransferase ThiI, protein MHYTEIMVRYGELSTKGKNKRTFISRLTQNVKRALHDFPDVKIHGERDHMYLELNGADSELVAQRLEPIFGIQNYSPVVRLPRDMEAVKKTAIEMVQSVFKEGQTFKITTKRADHRFELDTNDINQLLGAEVLRNVPGIKVQVKKPDIEVKVEVRLEGIFLSCQRIPGAGGLPVGSGGRAMLMLSGGIDSPVAGYLAMKRGVEVQAVHFHSPPYTSPRALQKAKDLTAKLTAYVGSIQFIEVPFTEIQEEIKRVVPEGYLMTVTRRMMMRLTDEIRRQNNGLAIVNGESLGQVASQTLQSMVAINEVTATPIIRPVVSMDKNEIIEIAKKIDTLELSIQPFEDCCTIFAPPAPKTKPKLEKAQSFEARLDVEGLIARAMENLVISEIKTGDTSDQQQESTFADLL, encoded by the coding sequence ATGCATTATACAGAAATAATGGTTCGTTATGGCGAGCTTTCAACAAAAGGGAAAAACAAACGCACATTTATTAGCCGTTTAACGCAAAATGTCAAACGTGCACTTCATGATTTTCCAGATGTAAAAATTCATGGGGAACGAGATCATATGTATTTAGAATTAAATGGAGCAGATAGTGAACTAGTAGCACAACGTTTAGAACCTATTTTTGGTATTCAAAACTATTCACCAGTTGTACGTTTGCCTCGTGATATGGAAGCTGTAAAGAAAACAGCAATTGAAATGGTTCAATCTGTTTTCAAAGAAGGGCAAACCTTTAAAATTACAACAAAACGTGCGGACCATCGTTTTGAGCTAGATACGAATGACATCAATCAGTTGTTAGGAGCAGAAGTTCTACGGAATGTTCCGGGAATTAAAGTTCAAGTTAAAAAGCCAGATATTGAAGTGAAGGTTGAAGTACGTTTAGAAGGGATTTTTCTTTCTTGTCAACGGATTCCTGGAGCTGGTGGCTTGCCAGTTGGATCGGGTGGTCGAGCGATGTTAATGTTGTCAGGTGGAATCGACTCACCAGTAGCAGGATATTTAGCGATGAAGCGTGGAGTTGAAGTGCAGGCTGTACATTTCCATAGTCCACCCTATACAAGCCCAAGAGCCTTACAAAAGGCAAAAGATTTAACAGCTAAATTAACTGCATATGTTGGAAGTATTCAATTTATTGAAGTTCCTTTTACAGAGATTCAAGAAGAAATTAAACGTGTAGTACCAGAAGGGTATTTAATGACGGTAACCCGCCGAATGATGATGCGTTTAACAGATGAAATTCGACGCCAAAACAATGGCTTAGCTATTGTAAACGGAGAATCATTAGGTCAAGTGGCATCACAAACTTTGCAAAGTATGGTGGCAATTAACGAAGTGACGGCTACGCCGATTATTCGTCCAGTTGTTTCAATGGACAAGAATGAAATCATTGAAATTGCTAAAAAAATTGATACATTAGAGCTATCTATTCAACCTTTTGAGGATTGCTGTACAATTTTTGCGCCACCTGCACCAAAAACTAAGCCCAAACTTGAAAAAGCTCAATCATTTGAAGCACGTCTAGATGTAGAAGGATTGATTGCTCGAGCAATGGAGAACTTAGTGATCTCTGAAATTAAGACTGGTGATACTTCAGATCAACAACAAGAAAGTACATTTGCAGATCTTTTATAA
- a CDS encoding cysteine desulfurase family protein: protein MIYFDNSATTQMESTVLATYLKVAEEVYGNPSSLHGLGDTAEGLLQQSRKQIAKFLGVQDNEIFFTSGGTEGDNWALKGTALEKSKYGKHLITTTIEHPAIKETMAQLAGNGFEVTYLPVDKDGIVSLTALKEALRPDTILVSIMAVNNEVGSIQPLKEIGMLLEKYPSIHFHVDAVQAIGKIPLDLSVTSRIDLATFSGHKFHGPRGTGFMYIKHGKKIAPLLNGGGQEKGRRSGTENVAGIAAMSRAVRLLLTDVEIKQQQQRQIRDYLMEALSHYSKVTIFSTMTGAPHILCFALRGIRGEVLVHGMEKEGIYLSTTSACSSRSGVSSSTLAAMHVPDSIATSAVRISLTDTNTLAEAEVFLGAFAKLYTQFRDIH from the coding sequence TTGATCTATTTTGATAATAGTGCAACCACGCAGATGGAAAGCACAGTACTGGCTACGTATCTAAAAGTAGCTGAAGAAGTTTATGGAAATCCCTCTAGTTTACATGGTTTAGGTGATACAGCAGAAGGTCTTTTGCAACAATCTAGAAAACAAATTGCTAAATTTTTAGGTGTTCAAGATAATGAAATTTTTTTTACTAGTGGTGGAACGGAAGGCGATAATTGGGCCTTAAAAGGAACTGCACTAGAAAAAAGTAAATATGGAAAGCACTTGATTACGACGACAATTGAGCATCCAGCAATTAAAGAAACAATGGCGCAATTAGCTGGAAATGGTTTTGAAGTAACTTATTTGCCAGTAGATAAGGATGGGATTGTTTCTTTGACAGCTTTAAAAGAAGCGTTAAGACCTGATACTATTTTGGTTTCAATCATGGCTGTTAACAATGAGGTTGGGAGTATTCAACCATTAAAAGAGATTGGAATGCTATTGGAAAAATATCCTAGTATTCATTTTCATGTAGACGCAGTTCAAGCTATTGGTAAAATTCCACTTGACTTGTCAGTAACTTCGCGAATTGATTTAGCAACTTTTTCAGGACATAAATTCCATGGACCAAGAGGAACAGGATTTATGTATATTAAGCATGGTAAAAAGATTGCTCCATTATTAAATGGTGGTGGACAAGAGAAAGGTCGCCGGAGTGGTACGGAAAATGTAGCAGGAATTGCAGCGATGTCACGAGCAGTAAGATTATTACTGACGGATGTAGAAATAAAACAACAACAGCAAAGACAGATTCGTGACTATTTAATGGAAGCTTTAAGTCATTATTCTAAAGTCACAATTTTTTCAACGATGACTGGTGCTCCGCATATTCTTTGTTTTGCTTTACGAGGAATTCGTGGCGAGGTTTTGGTTCATGGGATGGAAAAAGAGGGGATTTATTTATCAACAACAAGTGCTTGCTCTAGTCGTAGTGGCGTTAGTTCTAGTACTTTGGCAGCAATGCATGTTCCTGATTCAATTGCAACAAGCGCTGTTCGTATCAGCTTAACCGATACAAACACATTGGCAGAAGCAGAAGTATTCTTAGGAGCATTTGCTAAATTATATACCCAATTTAGAGATATTCATTAA
- a CDS encoding amidohydrolase → MKLWQNGLFYTMIGEDETVEAVVTNAGEISRTGTVKELKAYYGDQLTETIDLDGGTVFPGFVDSHLHLLWYGQSLARLNLKECETKQLALQMITERVMELGTDEWLFVEGYNENKWIDDATAFTQADLTRLSKTNPILVRRIDYHNVVINQAFTEKIGIQKNQLFDGGGEIVLDASGNFTGVLKDEATNLAINAFPESTSEEMEEYLTLAIQDLWSKGITGGHSEDLHYFNGFFGTFATFKESLGEHLLPFRAHLLIHNAELKSFVQSGEQFLDSDPFVELGAMKIFYDGTVGSRTALMEAGYDSDSTNHGLQIQTDEQFTRMVREARQAGLPVAIHILGDLAFEKVITTLRQYPPADGQMDRMIHTPWLRPNLLDLAKGLPLLFDVQPQFMSSDLPWALDVLGPNHPPLAFAWKSIQQAGFPLAGGSDAPVEIPNPFLGIHAAVTRTVSSDLNGHRYFPAEALSVYEAISLYTIGSAIADYHSDTRGKIQAGYVADFTVVKENPFMIPIQKLNEVKVIQTVVSEKVVYKG, encoded by the coding sequence ATGAAATTATGGCAAAATGGTCTTTTTTATACAATGATAGGGGAAGATGAAACAGTTGAAGCAGTAGTAACGAATGCGGGTGAAATCAGTCGAACGGGAACCGTGAAGGAATTGAAAGCTTATTACGGAGATCAACTAACAGAAACAATAGATTTAGATGGTGGAACTGTTTTTCCAGGGTTTGTTGATAGCCATTTACATTTATTATGGTATGGTCAAAGTTTGGCTCGGTTGAACTTAAAAGAATGTGAAACGAAACAATTAGCTTTACAGATGATAACAGAACGGGTAATGGAGTTGGGAACAGACGAATGGCTTTTTGTGGAAGGGTATAATGAGAATAAATGGATAGATGATGCCACAGCATTTACTCAAGCAGATTTAACCAGATTATCTAAAACGAATCCAATTTTAGTTCGTCGAATTGATTATCATAATGTTGTAATTAATCAAGCGTTTACTGAAAAAATTGGAATTCAAAAAAATCAACTATTTGATGGAGGCGGTGAAATCGTCTTAGATGCTTCTGGTAATTTTACTGGTGTTTTAAAGGATGAGGCGACGAATTTAGCAATTAATGCTTTTCCAGAATCCACTTCAGAAGAAATGGAAGAGTATTTAACTTTAGCAATTCAAGATTTATGGAGCAAAGGTATCACAGGTGGTCATTCAGAGGATCTACATTATTTTAATGGATTTTTTGGTACTTTTGCTACATTTAAAGAAAGCTTAGGCGAACATTTATTACCCTTTAGAGCTCATCTATTAATTCATAATGCGGAACTAAAAAGCTTTGTACAATCAGGGGAGCAATTTTTAGATAGCGATCCCTTTGTAGAATTAGGTGCAATGAAGATTTTTTATGATGGTACGGTAGGTTCAAGAACGGCTTTGATGGAGGCTGGCTATGACTCGGATTCGACGAATCATGGATTGCAAATTCAAACAGATGAACAATTTACAAGGATGGTTCGAGAAGCTCGTCAGGCTGGATTACCTGTTGCCATTCATATTTTAGGTGATTTAGCCTTTGAGAAGGTGATTACGACCTTAAGGCAGTATCCACCAGCTGATGGGCAGATGGATCGTATGATTCATACTCCTTGGTTGCGACCGAATTTATTAGACTTAGCTAAAGGGTTGCCATTATTATTTGATGTTCAGCCGCAATTTATGAGTAGTGATTTGCCGTGGGCGTTAGATGTATTGGGACCAAATCACCCACCATTAGCATTTGCTTGGAAAAGTATTCAGCAAGCAGGATTTCCTTTAGCGGGAGGAAGTGATGCACCTGTTGAGATTCCTAATCCATTTTTAGGGATTCATGCAGCAGTGACAAGGACCGTCAGTTCTGATTTAAATGGTCACCGTTATTTTCCAGCAGAAGCTTTGTCTGTCTATGAGGCAATCAGTTTATATACAATTGGAAGTGCGATTGCTGATTATCATTCAGATACTCGTGGAAAGATTCAAGCTGGTTATGTAGCTGATTTTACAGTAGTGAAAGAAAATCCATTTATGATTCCAATTCAAAAATTAAATGAAGTCAAAGTGATTCAAACAGTGGTTTCAGAAAAGGTCGTTTATAAGGGTTAG